From the genome of Deinococcus sp. JMULE3, one region includes:
- a CDS encoding homoserine dehydrogenase: MRTVTVGVLGCGTVGQDVLNLIQKREAIFADLGVRIEVAGVLVRDTSRQRACPPGTPLTTDPGFLQECGVVIEAMGGVERPMDLLRPYLRSGRPVITANKALLAEKWDELRDYALDGKLYYEASVMAGTPVIGPMSTVLRASTFQRLQAVLNGTCLYIITQMEQGKEYAQALAEAQALGYAEDPPTLDVGGFDTAHKLTVLARFCADGNFPYDRVQVQGIEHLTLADVQGARSRGERIKLVAELESVNGEWQARVSPQSLPEDHPLCNAGASRNAMVYEGEECGTLIFAGGGAGGMVTASAMVGDLLDWVIGFPGHVPLH; the protein is encoded by the coding sequence ATGAGAACCGTGACCGTCGGCGTGCTGGGCTGTGGGACCGTGGGGCAGGACGTCCTGAACCTGATCCAGAAACGCGAGGCGATCTTCGCGGATCTGGGCGTACGGATCGAGGTGGCGGGCGTGCTGGTGCGTGACACCTCCCGCCAGCGCGCCTGCCCGCCCGGCACGCCCCTGACGACCGACCCGGGGTTCCTGCAGGAGTGCGGCGTGGTGATCGAGGCGATGGGCGGCGTGGAGCGCCCCATGGACCTGCTGCGCCCGTACCTGCGCTCGGGCCGCCCGGTGATCACGGCGAACAAGGCGCTGCTGGCCGAGAAGTGGGACGAGCTGCGCGACTACGCGCTGGACGGCAAGCTGTACTACGAGGCGTCCGTGATGGCCGGGACGCCCGTGATCGGCCCGATGAGCACCGTGCTGCGCGCCAGCACCTTCCAGCGCCTCCAGGCGGTCCTGAACGGCACGTGCCTGTACATCATCACGCAGATGGAACAGGGCAAGGAGTACGCGCAGGCCCTCGCGGAAGCGCAGGCGCTCGGGTACGCCGAGGACCCGCCCACCCTCGACGTCGGGGGCTTCGACACGGCGCACAAGCTGACGGTCCTGGCGCGCTTCTGCGCGGACGGGAACTTCCCGTACGACCGGGTGCAGGTGCAGGGCATCGAGCACCTGACCCTGGCGGACGTGCAGGGCGCCCGCTCGCGCGGCGAACGCATCAAACTCGTCGCGGAACTCGAAAGCGTGAACGGCGAGTGGCAGGCCCGCGTCTCCCCGCAGTCCCTCCCGGAGGACCACCCGCTGTGCAACGCCGGAGCCAGCCGCAACGCCATGGTGTACGAGGGCGAGGAATGCGGCACCCTGATCTTCGCCGGGGGCGGCGCGGGCGGCATGGTCACCGCGAGCGCCATGGTCGGCGACCTGCTCGACTGGGTGATCGGCTTCCCCGGGCACGTGCCTCTGCACTGA
- a CDS encoding SIS domain-containing protein, with amino-acid sequence MSTHLLTLLETLPGSYSGPTRPEDAPYGLVGSGEGQLAAHLAQTLVASSLTRSGTQFVLSSPDAAALATDYADLASVAGAQVRRVATGGTPEEIDTLVPGGPLATYHFAQYVAHATGHSEDAQAADALIADLAARCAPHVTENNPARDLAWSLWGRLPLLLAAPDADALPHAWQQLLARTGKTLSVPLIGDPLPLVTGAFEAQHEKGDAKVAVILGDADDTLLLAREVLESRIDEIIHVPYPDGAVGYPAQLALWYFGAWVAAYLAERYGASAADQPVLGRAQGVMSGEDREQARLAAPRDDLRRTNVVKDWADDQDVADVELDEDDHDEE; translated from the coding sequence ATGAGCACCCACCTCCTGACCCTGCTTGAAACGCTGCCCGGCAGCTACAGCGGCCCCACCCGCCCCGAAGACGCCCCCTACGGCCTCGTCGGCAGTGGCGAGGGCCAGCTGGCGGCGCACCTCGCGCAGACCCTGGTCGCCAGCAGCCTCACCCGCAGCGGCACACAGTTCGTCCTGAGCAGCCCCGACGCCGCCGCCCTCGCCACCGACTACGCCGACCTCGCCAGCGTCGCCGGCGCGCAGGTGCGCCGCGTCGCCACCGGCGGCACCCCCGAGGAGATCGACACCCTGGTCCCCGGCGGGCCGCTCGCCACGTACCACTTCGCGCAATACGTCGCCCACGCGACCGGCCACAGCGAGGACGCCCAGGCCGCCGACGCCCTGATCGCCGACCTCGCCGCCCGCTGCGCCCCGCACGTCACGGAAAACAACCCCGCCCGCGACCTCGCCTGGAGCCTGTGGGGCCGCCTCCCGCTGCTGCTCGCCGCGCCCGACGCGGACGCCCTGCCGCACGCGTGGCAGCAGCTGCTGGCCCGCACCGGCAAGACCCTCAGCGTCCCCCTGATCGGCGACCCCCTGCCCCTCGTGACCGGCGCGTTCGAGGCGCAGCACGAAAAAGGGGACGCCAAGGTCGCCGTGATCCTCGGGGACGCCGACGACACCCTCCTGCTCGCGCGCGAGGTCCTGGAATCCCGCATCGACGAGATCATCCACGTCCCCTACCCGGACGGCGCCGTCGGCTACCCGGCGCAGCTGGCCCTGTGGTACTTCGGCGCGTGGGTCGCCGCGTACCTCGCCGAACGCTACGGCGCGTCCGCCGCCGACCAGCCCGTCCTGGGCCGCGCGCAGGGCGTCATGAGCGGCGAGGACCGCGAACAGGCCCGCCTCGCCGCGCCCCGCGACGACCTGCGCCGCACGAACGTCGTCAAGGACTGGGCCGACGACCAGGACGTCGCCGACGTGGAACTCGACGAGGACGACCACGACGAGGAGTGA
- a CDS encoding peptidylprolyl isomerase, which translates to MNKKKLVNVLMGVLALLLVVGMAYQFTPNLGDLFNKQTGTPALTVNGTTVTVEQLEAARRQNPVLSSTDTGVMGDDFKTYVVAQQIDQTLVSNAVKDIKVSRGDVDAKVKEVRAQNNLTDNKAWTDALQGVGLTDSEYRKQVRQSLAIERKVDEIKKAVPAATDAELQAYYDLNTDKYQTDARIQGRQIVVADKAKAADLLKQLRGGADFAQLAGANSTEFKDRGGALGPIENGAPRPVAQVALPSEVGAAAFALKDGGLTDVVESGGKFYIVKVEKYLAPSAKPFAEAKSDVATAVNESKKNAAVEAWIEGLRKDAKVEFKDLNWTVQDPTVATVAGKDIRYSQVIEQVVGNQQFASLLQQVPAEQAAQLVNGMLKPQVVQQLIQGYGAPTIAERLKLNLVGTRQEIAQGVAAYGARNAKVTDADLQAYYTENKAQFESPASATVSEASFKDQAKAVAFRNSYTRGDFVSAASKAGGTVSERGDVTAGDGKLSEELNAAVFSARSLKDAADGSLSDVVKVGERYSVLYVTDLKPAETRSFAEVRDQIEPVVLAQEKGSEGQTFLDAQIKTLKPTDKLKDVLAAQEKRVAAQAPKAPATPAEDGAATDGAKTDAAKTDATPPTSDK; encoded by the coding sequence GTGAACAAGAAGAAACTCGTGAACGTCCTGATGGGCGTCCTGGCCCTGCTGCTCGTGGTCGGCATGGCCTACCAGTTCACCCCGAACCTGGGCGACCTGTTCAACAAGCAGACCGGCACGCCCGCCCTGACCGTGAACGGCACGACCGTCACCGTCGAGCAGCTCGAGGCCGCCAGGCGGCAGAACCCGGTGCTGAGCAGCACCGACACCGGCGTCATGGGTGACGACTTCAAGACGTACGTGGTCGCGCAGCAGATCGACCAGACGCTCGTGTCGAACGCCGTGAAGGACATCAAGGTCAGCCGCGGCGACGTGGACGCCAAGGTCAAGGAAGTCCGCGCGCAGAACAACCTGACCGACAACAAGGCCTGGACGGACGCGCTGCAGGGCGTCGGCCTGACCGACAGCGAGTACCGCAAGCAGGTCCGCCAGAGCCTCGCCATCGAACGCAAGGTGGACGAGATCAAGAAGGCCGTGCCCGCCGCGACCGACGCGGAACTGCAGGCGTACTACGACCTGAACACCGACAAGTACCAGACCGACGCGCGCATCCAGGGCCGTCAGATCGTCGTGGCCGACAAGGCCAAAGCAGCCGACCTCCTCAAGCAGCTCAGGGGCGGCGCGGACTTCGCGCAACTGGCGGGCGCGAACAGCACGGAATTCAAGGACCGGGGCGGTGCCCTGGGCCCCATCGAGAACGGCGCGCCGCGCCCCGTGGCTCAGGTGGCGCTGCCCAGCGAGGTCGGCGCGGCCGCGTTCGCCCTGAAGGACGGCGGCCTGACGGACGTCGTGGAGAGCGGCGGGAAGTTCTACATCGTGAAGGTCGAGAAGTACCTCGCCCCCAGCGCCAAGCCCTTCGCCGAGGCGAAGAGTGACGTGGCGACCGCCGTGAACGAGAGCAAGAAGAACGCCGCCGTGGAAGCCTGGATCGAGGGTCTGCGCAAGGACGCCAAGGTCGAGTTCAAGGACCTGAACTGGACCGTGCAGGACCCCACCGTCGCGACCGTCGCCGGGAAGGACATCCGGTACTCGCAGGTGATCGAGCAGGTCGTCGGCAACCAGCAGTTCGCCAGCCTCCTGCAGCAGGTTCCGGCCGAGCAGGCCGCGCAGCTCGTGAACGGCATGCTGAAACCGCAGGTCGTGCAGCAGCTCATCCAGGGTTACGGCGCGCCCACCATCGCCGAGCGCCTGAAATTGAACCTCGTCGGCACCCGCCAGGAGATCGCGCAGGGCGTCGCCGCGTACGGCGCGCGGAACGCGAAGGTCACCGACGCGGACCTGCAGGCGTACTACACCGAGAACAAGGCGCAGTTCGAATCGCCCGCCAGCGCCACCGTCAGCGAGGCCAGCTTCAAGGACCAGGCGAAAGCCGTGGCGTTCCGCAACTCGTACACCCGCGGGGACTTCGTGTCGGCGGCCAGCAAGGCCGGCGGTACCGTCAGCGAGCGCGGCGACGTGACCGCCGGGGACGGCAAACTGAGCGAGGAACTGAACGCCGCCGTGTTCAGCGCCCGGAGCCTCAAGGACGCCGCCGACGGCAGCCTGAGCGACGTCGTGAAGGTCGGCGAGCGCTACTCGGTGCTGTACGTGACCGACCTGAAACCCGCCGAGACCAGGAGCTTCGCCGAGGTGCGCGATCAGATCGAACCGGTCGTGCTGGCGCAGGAGAAGGGCAGCGAAGGCCAGACGTTCCTGGACGCCCAGATCAAGACCCTGAAACCCACCGACAAGCTCAAGGACGTGCTGGCCGCGCAGGAGAAACGCGTGGCCGCCCAGGCACCCAAAGCGCCCGCCACCCCAGCCGAGGACGGTGCGGCGACCGACGGCGCGAAGACCGACGCGGCCAAGACGGACGCCACCCCGCCCACCAGCGACAAGTAA
- a CDS encoding FUN14 domain-containing protein, with protein sequence MSATGSTILLHVSAAAPAPAGFADALKPLLPDLSVGALLGFATGVALKHIGRWALVGLGLLFITLQVLAYFDLVSVNWLRVQALAEPWLAQGRENGGAWLTRILTANLPFAGAFTAGLLLGLRARV encoded by the coding sequence TTGAGCGCCACCGGTTCCACCATCCTCCTTCATGTCAGCGCGGCCGCGCCCGCCCCGGCGGGGTTCGCGGACGCCCTGAAACCCCTGCTGCCCGACCTGAGCGTCGGCGCGCTGCTGGGCTTCGCGACGGGCGTCGCCCTGAAACACATCGGCCGCTGGGCGCTGGTCGGCCTGGGGCTGCTGTTCATCACGTTGCAGGTCCTGGCGTACTTCGATCTGGTCAGCGTGAACTGGCTGCGCGTGCAGGCGCTGGCCGAACCGTGGCTGGCGCAGGGCCGCGAGAACGGCGGCGCGTGGCTGACCCGCATCCTGACCGCGAACCTGCCGTTCGCCGGGGCGTTCACCGCCGGGCTGCTGCTGGGCCTGCGCGCCCGCGTGTAG
- a CDS encoding RNA polymerase sigma factor has product MTLPTEPSLPDVISPDLYGRLCAGDEQTWFEFVQEYEGRMYGYLYRLEGNSEDALDLTQEVFYRAWRSIRTFRAGERVLPWLYQVARNTQIESHRRKQLQRFSLEQAREDVGFEVTSERRSPVQAAESADAQDRVQRALSQLPHEYREAVVLRFVEDLSYDEIAQIQGVAVGTAKSRVFRAKEQLADLLESVADVH; this is encoded by the coding sequence GTGACCCTCCCGACCGAGCCTTCCCTTCCCGACGTGATCTCACCTGACCTGTATGGGCGCCTGTGCGCGGGTGACGAGCAGACGTGGTTCGAGTTCGTGCAGGAGTACGAGGGCCGCATGTACGGCTACCTGTACCGCCTGGAGGGCAACAGCGAGGACGCGCTGGACCTGACGCAGGAGGTCTTCTACCGCGCGTGGCGCAGCATCCGCACGTTCCGCGCCGGGGAGCGGGTCCTGCCGTGGCTGTATCAGGTGGCGCGCAACACGCAGATCGAATCGCACCGCCGCAAGCAGCTGCAACGCTTCTCGCTGGAACAGGCGCGCGAGGACGTGGGCTTCGAGGTGACCAGCGAGCGCCGCTCGCCCGTGCAGGCCGCCGAGAGCGCCGACGCGCAGGACCGTGTGCAGCGCGCTCTGTCCCAGCTCCCGCACGAGTACCGCGAGGCGGTCGTGCTGCGCTTCGTCGAGGACCTCAGTTACGACGAGATCGCGCAGATCCAGGGCGTGGCGGTCGGCACGGCCAAGAGCCGCGTGTTCCGCGCCAAGGAGCAGCTCGCCGACCTGCTGGAGAGCGTCGCCGACGTCCACTGA
- a CDS encoding helix-turn-helix transcriptional regulator, with amino-acid sequence MPIRVHLDDLLAQRGMTLSELSSRVGITLANLSILKTGKARAVRFSTLDALCRALDCQPGDLLRWEDGPPETDEM; translated from the coding sequence ATGCCCATCCGCGTGCATCTCGACGACCTGCTGGCCCAGCGGGGCATGACCCTCTCGGAACTCTCCTCGCGGGTGGGGATCACCCTGGCGAACCTCAGCATCCTGAAGACCGGGAAGGCCCGCGCGGTGCGTTTCAGTACCCTGGACGCCCTGTGTCGCGCGCTGGACTGTCAGCCCGGCGACCTGCTGCGCTGGGAGGACGGCCCCCCGGAGACTGATGAGATGTAG
- a CDS encoding DUF2975 domain-containing protein has translation MLTPARAQTILSFTLTALAVLTALMLLVFLWGVFTSGDRTQTVFSVNIPLDLTLSLPGGRYDVSTFHLPLGELSGWARNGWLAGFTLLMACVIGLLWRARQFTRRLLRDPFHPDNARDLTLAARLALIGQVVAALQPLLNGWMFARIQPLEALRRQLPEDAIVRGMNTDSSLPFTLFGVNLTPLLIAAVCVLFAAALTQAAHIREQERQLRAEQELTV, from the coding sequence ATGCTGACCCCCGCCCGCGCCCAGACCATCCTGTCCTTCACGCTCACCGCTCTGGCCGTCCTGACGGCCCTGATGCTGCTGGTCTTTCTGTGGGGTGTGTTCACGTCCGGTGACAGAACCCAGACCGTGTTCAGCGTGAACATTCCCCTCGACCTCACGCTCAGCCTGCCGGGCGGCCGGTACGACGTCTCCACCTTCCACCTGCCGCTGGGCGAGCTGTCAGGATGGGCCAGAAATGGCTGGCTCGCCGGCTTCACCCTGCTCATGGCGTGCGTGATCGGCCTGCTGTGGCGCGCCCGGCAGTTCACGCGCCGCCTGCTCCGCGACCCGTTCCATCCCGACAACGCCCGCGACCTGACCCTCGCCGCGCGACTGGCCCTGATCGGGCAGGTGGTGGCCGCGCTGCAACCTCTGCTGAACGGCTGGATGTTCGCCCGCATCCAACCGCTTGAAGCCCTGCGCCGCCAACTCCCGGAAGACGCCATCGTGCGGGGCATGAACACCGACAGCAGCCTGCCGTTCACGCTGTTCGGCGTGAACCTCACGCCCCTGCTGATCGCCGCGGTCTGCGTGCTGTTCGCCGCTGCCCTCACCCAGGCCGCACACATCCGCGAGCAGGAACGTCAGCTGCGCGCCGAACAGGAGCTGACGGTCTGA
- a CDS encoding acetyl-CoA C-acetyltransferase, giving the protein MSKLVIVAAKRTPIGSFMGSLKDVSAADLGVTAAKAVLDGVSGADVADVIVGNVLQAGSGMNVGRQVGIGAGLPSDVPGLTVNRVCGSGLQAVISAAQGIRAGDGQLYLAGGTESMSRAPYLLPRAREGYRLGHAQALDSILSDGLTDVFGNYHMGITAENIAAQWNLTREEQDAFALESQTRAAAALAGNFFADELVSVEVPGRKGPTTFSADEYPRATTAEALAKLKPAFKKDGTVTAGNASGINDGAAMLLVASEEYAQAHGLPILAEIASYAAIGVDPAIMGIGPAKAVPVALTRAGMSVADVDLFELNEAFAAQSLAVVRDLNADPARVNVTGGAVALGHPIGASGARVLVTLIHQLRRLGKETGVASLCIGGGMGIAVVVRARA; this is encoded by the coding sequence ATGAGCAAACTGGTGATCGTGGCGGCGAAGCGCACGCCGATCGGAAGCTTCATGGGCAGCCTGAAGGACGTCTCGGCAGCCGACCTAGGCGTCACGGCGGCGAAAGCCGTACTGGACGGGGTCAGCGGCGCGGACGTGGCGGACGTGATCGTGGGGAACGTCCTTCAGGCCGGGAGCGGCATGAACGTGGGCCGTCAGGTCGGGATCGGCGCGGGCCTCCCAAGTGACGTGCCCGGCCTGACCGTGAACCGCGTGTGCGGCAGCGGCCTCCAGGCGGTCATCAGCGCCGCGCAGGGCATCCGCGCCGGGGACGGGCAGCTGTACCTCGCGGGCGGCACCGAGAGCATGAGCCGCGCCCCGTACCTCCTCCCCCGCGCCCGCGAAGGGTACCGGCTGGGGCACGCGCAGGCGCTGGACAGCATCCTCTCGGACGGCCTGACCGACGTGTTCGGCAACTACCACATGGGCATCACCGCCGAGAACATCGCCGCCCAGTGGAACCTCACGCGCGAGGAACAGGACGCCTTCGCGCTGGAAAGCCAGACCCGCGCCGCCGCCGCGCTGGCAGGCAACTTCTTCGCGGATGAACTCGTCAGCGTCGAGGTACCCGGCCGCAAGGGTCCCACGACCTTCAGCGCCGACGAGTACCCGCGCGCCACCACCGCCGAGGCCCTCGCCAAGCTGAAACCCGCGTTCAAGAAGGACGGGACCGTCACCGCCGGGAACGCCAGCGGCATCAACGACGGCGCCGCCATGCTGCTCGTCGCCAGCGAGGAGTACGCCCAGGCGCACGGCCTGCCCATCCTCGCCGAGATCGCCAGTTACGCCGCCATCGGCGTGGACCCCGCCATCATGGGCATCGGACCCGCCAAGGCCGTCCCCGTCGCCCTGACCCGCGCCGGAATGAGCGTCGCGGACGTGGACCTGTTCGAACTGAACGAGGCGTTCGCCGCGCAGTCCCTCGCCGTCGTGCGTGACCTGAACGCCGACCCCGCCCGCGTGAACGTCACCGGCGGCGCCGTCGCCCTCGGGCACCCCATCGGCGCTTCCGGGGCGCGCGTGCTCGTCACGCTGATCCACCAGCTGCGCCGCCTGGGCAAGGAAACCGGCGTCGCCAGCCTGTGCATCGGCGGCGGCATGGGCATCGCCGTCGTGGTGCGCGCGCGGGCTTAA
- a CDS encoding serine hydrolase yields MPVSWELSSPESLGLPSGAVLAWLDALAADGLELHGFTLRRSGRVVAGGHWFPYGPERVHHVYSLSKAFAAAGVGLLVQEGRLSVEDRVVDLFPDALPPVVGEHLRAMRVEDLLTMRTGHAADVTDALVATGDGDWAAAFLAQPVAFRPGTRFVYNSGASFLLSALVQRVTGETLRAFLTPRLLEPLGFRGARWVSNAGGVNLGGWGLHLRTGDVARFGQLLLDRGEWEGRTLLAPAWVDAMTATHVPPGTNPGDEHSDWAQGYGYQLWRCRHGAYRADGAFGQFCVVLPGQDMVLAVTAGVRDMGRVLDHTWTHLLGNAQESPLPPGADTEALRVRCAGLTLDVPEILDPPPLRDVQAHFTFDPNDEGWESATLTVMGERGTLALDGPTPNTVRFTLNAWEEQTLGTWGTTVALTVRAGWQADGTLALTLLLIEDGARWEVRWPAPDASLTVGLCAPHYGEGHTLSARPSTLGA; encoded by the coding sequence GTGCCTGTTTCATGGGAGTTGTCTTCGCCGGAGTCGCTGGGTCTGCCGTCCGGGGCGGTGCTGGCGTGGCTGGACGCGCTGGCGGCGGATGGGCTGGAGCTGCATGGGTTCACGTTGCGGCGCTCGGGTCGGGTGGTGGCCGGGGGTCACTGGTTCCCGTACGGGCCGGAGCGGGTGCATCACGTGTACTCGCTGAGCAAGGCGTTCGCGGCGGCGGGTGTGGGGCTGCTGGTGCAGGAGGGTCGTCTGAGCGTGGAGGACCGGGTGGTGGACCTCTTCCCGGACGCCCTGCCGCCGGTGGTAGGTGAGCACCTGCGGGCCATGCGGGTCGAGGACCTGCTGACGATGCGGACGGGGCACGCGGCGGACGTGACGGACGCGCTGGTGGCGACGGGGGACGGCGACTGGGCGGCGGCGTTCCTGGCGCAGCCGGTGGCGTTCAGGCCGGGGACGCGTTTCGTGTACAACAGCGGCGCGTCGTTCCTGCTGTCGGCGCTGGTGCAGCGCGTGACCGGGGAGACGCTGCGGGCGTTCCTGACGCCGCGCCTGCTGGAGCCGCTGGGGTTCCGGGGGGCACGCTGGGTCAGCAATGCGGGGGGCGTGAATCTGGGCGGGTGGGGTCTGCACCTGCGGACGGGGGACGTGGCGAGGTTCGGGCAGCTCCTGCTGGATCGCGGCGAGTGGGAGGGACGGACGCTGCTGGCCCCGGCGTGGGTGGACGCCATGACTGCCACGCACGTCCCGCCCGGCACGAACCCTGGCGACGAGCACAGCGACTGGGCACAGGGGTACGGGTACCAGCTGTGGCGCTGCCGTCACGGCGCGTACCGGGCGGACGGCGCATTCGGGCAGTTCTGCGTGGTCCTGCCGGGGCAGGACATGGTGCTGGCCGTCACGGCGGGCGTGAGGGACATGGGGCGGGTGCTGGATCACACCTGGACGCACCTGCTGGGGAACGCGCAGGAGTCTCCCCTGCCGCCCGGTGCGGACACGGAGGCGCTGCGGGTGCGCTGTGCGGGCCTCACGCTGGACGTGCCGGAGATCCTCGATCCGCCCCCGCTGCGGGACGTGCAGGCGCACTTCACCTTCGACCCGAACGACGAGGGCTGGGAGAGTGCGACCCTGACCGTCATGGGCGAACGCGGCACACTCGCCCTTGACGGGCCGACCCCGAACACGGTCCGGTTCACGCTGAACGCCTGGGAGGAGCAGACGCTGGGCACCTGGGGCACCACCGTCGCCCTGACCGTCCGGGCGGGCTGGCAGGCCGACGGGACGCTGGCCCTGACGCTGCTGCTGATCGAGGACGGTGCCCGCTGGGAGGTGCGCTGGCCCGCGCCCGACGCGTCCCTGACGGTGGGGTTGTGCGCCCCGCACTACGGCGAGGGCCACACGCTGAGTGCGCGACCCTCTACCCTGGGCGCATGA
- a CDS encoding ankyrin repeat domain-containing protein: MSDGAGEVVGDREAAFFLAIKTRDEALLRALVNGDAGLLTLPSPMGVSPVLFAVYYGRADMARVLVELGAPLNVFEAAALGDEAALTRELDADPALVHGVSGDGFSPLGLAAFFGHAGVAEALLSRGADVNAVSRNAMRVQPLHSAVAGGHGGLARALVMAGADVNATQQDEFTPLMAAAQNGDAGLVLFLRQRGADADARTADGRRAADFAREEGHAVLADSLEGPLPT; encoded by the coding sequence ATGAGTGACGGAGCTGGTGAGGTGGTGGGGGACCGCGAGGCGGCGTTCTTCCTGGCGATCAAGACGCGGGACGAGGCGCTGCTGCGCGCCCTGGTGAACGGGGACGCGGGGCTGTTGACCCTGCCCAGCCCGATGGGTGTGAGTCCGGTGCTGTTCGCGGTGTACTACGGCCGGGCGGACATGGCGCGCGTGCTGGTGGAGCTGGGCGCGCCGCTGAACGTGTTCGAGGCGGCGGCCCTGGGCGACGAGGCGGCCCTGACGCGCGAACTGGACGCCGACCCGGCGCTGGTGCATGGCGTGAGTGGGGACGGGTTCAGTCCGCTGGGTCTCGCGGCGTTCTTCGGGCACGCGGGGGTCGCGGAGGCGCTGCTGTCGCGCGGCGCGGACGTGAACGCGGTCAGCCGCAATGCGATGCGGGTGCAGCCGCTGCACTCGGCGGTGGCGGGCGGGCACGGGGGGCTGGCGCGGGCGCTGGTCATGGCGGGCGCGGACGTGAACGCCACGCAGCAGGACGAGTTCACGCCGCTGATGGCCGCCGCGCAGAACGGCGACGCGGGACTGGTACTGTTCCTGCGTCAGCGCGGCGCGGATGCGGACGCCCGCACGGCGGACGGTCGCCGCGCCGCGGACTTCGCGCGCGAGGAGGGTCACGCAGTGCTGGCCGACTCGCTGGAGGGGCCGCTCCCGACGTGA
- a CDS encoding non-heme iron oxygenase ferredoxin subunit produces MSDTPARTLVGPTASLPDGQQTAVDVGGISVVVVNHEGQFYALRNNCTHKDFPLLGGDVSMGRITCEKHGAKFELATGKARTLPAVKPVKLYRTQVEDGQLYVSEL; encoded by the coding sequence ATGAGCGACACGCCCGCCCGCACCCTCGTCGGCCCCACCGCCTCCCTGCCCGACGGCCAGCAGACCGCCGTGGACGTCGGTGGAATCAGCGTGGTCGTCGTGAACCATGAGGGGCAGTTCTACGCCCTGCGCAACAACTGCACCCACAAGGACTTCCCGCTGCTGGGCGGGGACGTCAGCATGGGCCGCATCACCTGCGAGAAACACGGCGCGAAATTCGAACTCGCGACTGGGAAGGCCAGGACGCTGCCCGCCGTGAAACCCGTGAAGCTCTACCGCACGCAGGTCGAGGACGGCCAGCTGTACGTCTCCGAGCTGTAA
- a CDS encoding VOC family protein → MTTTSVLPASTHVGPVHLNVRDLNGTAAFYATLLGLSATTRTETDVTLAAQGTPLLHLHAAPDLPRAPVSRPGLYHTAFLLPTRADLGRWLAHAARLGHRIGSGDHLVSEAFYLNDPEGNGIEVYADRPRDTWTWRGGQVQMDTKAVDAAAVLEAAGIDPATLDGAVAFTAPQGTTVGHVHLKVGSAAQAAQWYRDTLGLDVVADLGSAAFLSWGGYHHHVGLNEWHSAGHPAPTTPAAGLDGVTFHTPDLGPLRAHLSGRADVQDAGDHLTLRDPWGNRVTVAQR, encoded by the coding sequence ATGACCACCACCTCCGTCCTGCCCGCCAGCACCCACGTCGGCCCGGTCCACCTGAACGTCCGCGACCTGAACGGCACCGCCGCGTTCTACGCCACCCTGCTGGGCCTGAGTGCCACCACCCGCACCGAGACGGACGTCACCCTGGCCGCGCAGGGCACGCCGCTGCTGCACCTGCACGCTGCGCCGGACCTGCCCCGCGCGCCCGTCAGCCGACCCGGCCTGTACCACACCGCCTTCCTGCTCCCCACCCGCGCCGACCTGGGCCGCTGGCTGGCGCACGCCGCGCGGCTGGGCCACCGCATCGGCAGCGGCGACCACCTCGTCAGCGAGGCCTTCTACCTGAATGACCCCGAAGGAAATGGCATCGAGGTCTACGCCGACCGCCCGCGCGACACCTGGACGTGGCGCGGCGGACAGGTGCAGATGGACACCAAGGCCGTGGACGCCGCCGCTGTCCTCGAAGCCGCCGGGATCGACCCCGCCACGCTGGACGGCGCTGTGGCCTTCACCGCGCCGCAGGGCACCACCGTCGGGCACGTTCACCTGAAAGTCGGGAGCGCCGCGCAGGCCGCCCAGTGGTACCGGGACACCCTCGGTCTGGACGTTGTCGCCGACCTGGGCAGCGCCGCGTTCCTCTCGTGGGGCGGGTACCACCACCACGTCGGCCTGAACGAATGGCACAGCGCCGGGCACCCCGCCCCCACCACGCCCGCCGCCGGACTGGACGGCGTGACCTTCCACACCCCCGACCTCGGTCCCCTGCGCGCCCACCTGTCGGGCCGCGCGGACGTGCAGGACGCGGGCGACCACCTGACCCTGCGCGACCCCTGGGGCAACCGCGTGACCGTCGCCCAGCGCTGA